The nucleotide window AGCTGCATGTTGTCCGGAAATAAACCTTCATGGGTTCCGATGAAGATACTAATCTTGCCAAGCCCTTCGAAATCCCCGTAGATTGGACTAATCAGCGGATCGTCCAACTGTTTATCGGCTGCCCAAATCCGTCGAATCACATCATATCCTTCCACAGCCAGCATGGGATCTCTGGTCTCATAGTCGAATATCACTGGATTATCCAGAACCATATCCACACACGGTGATAATAGAATAATGTCTTTCGGCTGAGGAAGAGAATGCATCTTCAGGTAATGTGCAAGACTTAGCGAGATATTTCCTCCTGCTGAATCTCCCATAATAGTTAGCTGTAAGGGACTTTTTATGGATGCAATGATATCGCGATACAGATTTAGAAGTTTGGGATACGTATGCTGATAGTTGAAGTGTGGCAATTTGGGATAGATGGGGGCAATCACTTTGGCATTCAGTGCCTGAGCCATATGATCCATGAACTTCCAATGAAAAGACAGTGGTTGATGCGTATGGGCACCTCCATGGATATAGAGAATCACCCGTTGTTCAGGGGAACTCTGGTCATTTAAAGTAAATACCTGCATGTCTTCATAGGAACGCTCCTTCATAGGCGAAGTTAATTTAACTTTACCTAATTGATAGGGCTTAATGTTCTCAACGCCCATGTGCTCCAGATGTTTCTGCGTAAGTTCCCGTGTCGATAGATTTTTCTTGGTATCTAATGTTCCGATGTATTTTTCTAATAGATAGCTCGTTACAGAGCGTCTTTTATTATAAATTTGTATGCTCATTTAAGGTTCGTCCTCTCATCATTGAAGGTTGATATGTACAGTATAAAGGTTGAAGTATACTTCAAGGTCAAGGCTGTTATGTAGCAGGTGCCGATCGTTACGGTATAGAATGAAACTTATGATCGCATCTATGTTATGATCTTTATATATTCAAAAGTTTGAATAAAGGGGTATAACGTATGAATCAGAGCATACAACAGTTTAAAGCGGATTTTTTCAAAGCCTTGGCTCATCCCATGCGGATTCAGATTCTGGAGTTGCTGAGTGAAGGGGCGAAGAACGTCAACGAGTTGCAAAGTATCCTGGGGTCAGAAGGCTCCGCCGTTTCGCAACAACTGGCTGTATTACGTAGCAAAAATGTTGTACAGGGTCTGAAAGAAGGAACCACGGTCATATATTCTCTGCGAGACCCTTTGATTAAAGACTTGCTGGAGGTTGCCAAACAGATTTTTGACAATCATCTGGTCGATGCCATTTCCATGTTGGAAGATATCCGCAAAGAAACATAAACACGCGAAACAAGAGGAACCGGAAGTAAGTTCAGGTAACTTCTTGTTTTTTTGCATGTAATCAACGTCTCAGGTGTGAGCATTACGATTGACAGGGTGCTCGCAGGGGCGTAGTCTTCTTATTATATTCAAATATTCAAATATATGAAGAAAAGAAGGTTAAGTCAGATGAAATGCATGGGGAGATATGCGGGGTACAATGGTTCTGCTTTTCGGAAGGATCTGTTATCAGGGTTAATTGTAGGTATTATTGCGATTCCACTCGGTATGGCGTTTGCTATCGCTTCCGGGGTCAAACCGGAGTATGGCTTGTATACAACGGTGATCGCAGGGATTCTCATTTCCTTGCTAGGAGGTTCCAAGTTCCAGATTGGCGGCCCGACAGGGGCATTCATTCCGATCCTCTTCGCCATTGTGATGCAGTATGGATATGAGAATTTACTGATTGCCGGTATCATGGCTGGAGTAATGCTTGTAGTGATGGGACTTTTTAAGCTTGGGGCTTTAATCAAGTTTATCCCACGACCCGTGACCATTGGATTTACGGCAGGTATTGCCGTTATTATTTTCAGTGGGCAGATTGCTAATTTTCTGGGACTAAGCGGGATTGAGAAGCATGAAGATTTCTGGTCCAATATGAAAGAAATCGGGGTGCATATCTCAACCATTAATATATATAGTTTGCTGACAGCAGGCTGTTGTCTGGCTGTTATTCTGCTTGTGCCGAGATTTGCACCGAAGGTGCCTGCATCACTGGTAGGTCTGGTGCTATCGACGGTAGTCGCAGCGTTGTTTTTTGAAGGGCAGGTGACTACGATCGGATCGTCCTTTGGTGCGATACCAAGCTCCTTGC belongs to Paenibacillus sp. FSL H8-0079 and includes:
- a CDS encoding alpha/beta hydrolase, encoding MSIQIYNKRRSVTSYLLEKYIGTLDTKKNLSTRELTQKHLEHMGVENIKPYQLGKVKLTSPMKERSYEDMQVFTLNDQSSPEQRVILYIHGGAHTHQPLSFHWKFMDHMAQALNAKVIAPIYPKLPHFNYQHTYPKLLNLYRDIIASIKSPLQLTIMGDSAGGNISLSLAHYLKMHSLPQPKDIILLSPCVDMVLDNPVIFDYETRDPMLAVEGYDVIRRIWAADKQLDDPLISPIYGDFEGLGKISIFIGTHEGLFPDNMQLDKKLTDQGIDHHTFVYPKMNHVFVLYPIPEAKDAKHKIINIIKHVSHESHI
- a CDS encoding metalloregulator ArsR/SmtB family transcription factor; amino-acid sequence: MNQSIQQFKADFFKALAHPMRIQILELLSEGAKNVNELQSILGSEGSAVSQQLAVLRSKNVVQGLKEGTTVIYSLRDPLIKDLLEVAKQIFDNHLVDAISMLEDIRKET